A stretch of Ipomoea triloba cultivar NCNSP0323 chromosome 13, ASM357664v1 DNA encodes these proteins:
- the LOC116001447 gene encoding uncharacterized protein LOC116001447, which translates to MCKLEQWSTETLTDYLIRWKKEARSVENFDEKAAIPIFTNNVRSGPFHRDLVQNRPKTYAALLDRAARFAEAEEAERKKKEEERGRGRDKAPQEERRAPRSPRQGPRLAPLHCLTTLTHPVSAILEHAEVMGIVSYSDECLKVSPNADPNKYCRFHRQQRHDTDECMVLKRQIEELIQRGYLGQYVKRSGQGRPQGPGNVWKKKGGSEPPASGSRKRELGQLTEEEEKELDEPHPQKKQVIHVIFGGPEGGDTQSERKKWAWNLYVGEVVRQPHEKKPRREPITFTDDDLPDGPLPHRDALAITLDINNVIVHRVLVDTGSSVNVMYYDTFTKLGLSRKQLTQVRTPLSGFTGDSIETEGSISLEVEIGTQPHVRRWEVEFVVVKIECAHNIILGRPALEDLRSIISMEHLCLKFPTPTGVGVARGD; encoded by the coding sequence ATGTGTAAGCTGGAACAGTGGAGCACGGAAACATTGACTGACTACCTCATCAGGTGGAAGAAGGAGGCGAGGTCAGTGGAGAATTTCGATGAGAAGGCGGCCATACCGATCTTCACCAACAATGTCAGATCAGGGCCCTTCCACCGCGACCTCGTCCAGAATCGCCCGAAAACGTATGCGGCGTTGCTGGACCGAGCGGCAAGGTTCGCCGAGGCGGAGGAGGccgagaggaagaagaaggaggaggaaCGAGGCCGGGGTCGAGACAAGGCACCCCAAGAGGAACGTCGGGCTCCAAGGTCCCCGCGCCAAGGGCCCCGGTTGGCTCCCCTTCATTGCCTGACCACTCTAACACATCCGGTGAGCGCTATTCTGGAACATGCCGAGGTCATGGGAATCGTATCATACTCGGATGAGTGTTTGAAGGTGTCGCCGAATGCGGATCCGAACAAGTATTGTCGTTTCCACAGACAGCAAAGACACGACACCGACGAGTGCATGGTTCTCAAGAGACAGATCGAGGAGCTAATCCAAAGGGGCTACCTTGGTCAGTACGTTAAGAGGTCGGGGCAAGGCCGACCACAAGGCCCGGGCAACGTGTGGAAGAAGAAGGGTGGCTCCGAGCCACCCGCCTCCGGGTCGCGTAAGAGGGAGCTCGGCCAGCTCactgaggaggaggagaaggagtTGGACGAGCCCCACCCTCAAAAGAAGCAGGTCATCCACGTCATCTTCGGAGGCCCCGAAGGGGGAGACACACAATCAGAAAGGAAGAAATGGGCCTGGAACCTTTATGTGGGGGAAGTCGTCCGCCAACCGCATGAGAAAAAGCCGAGGAGAGAACCTATTACCTTCACAGACGACGACCTCCCGGACGGCCCTTTACCGCATCGCGATGCCTTGGCGATCACCTTGGACATCAACAACGTCATCGTGCACCGGGTACTGGTGGACACGGGGAGCTCGGTGAACGTCATGTACTATGACACGTTCACCAAGCTCGGCCTATCAAGGAAACAATTAACACAGGTGAGAACCCCGCTGTCCGGGTTCACAGGAGACTCCATCGAGACAGAAGGTTCTATCAGCCTCGAGGTGGAGATAGGCACCCAGCCGCACGTCAGGAGGTGGGAGGTCGAGTTCGTGGTCGTCAAGATCGAATGCGCGCACAACATCATTCTTGGCCGACCCGCCTTGGAAGACCTCCGGAGCATAATATCCATGGAACACCTATGTTTGAAGTTCCCCACCCCGACCGGGGTCGGGGTGGCAAGAGGAGATTAG
- the LOC116002713 gene encoding uncharacterized protein LOC116002713, giving the protein MIVEDQHRGPPHGILLAVVVAVVLFVPTMLGENGEAITEFISELLSPAGMLLLPIVLLLAIQFLSSDTGGSFVSAIFSTGEPNTIHRVSGSPVGVALLLILILFLLYNKVSIFGGDDDSGD; this is encoded by the coding sequence ATGATAGTAGAAGATCAACACCGCGGTCCGCCGCACGGCATCTTACTAGCGGTGGTGGTTGCGGTGGTGCTGTTCGTTCCCACGATGCTCGGCGAAAACGGCGAGGCGATAACGGAGTTCATCTCCGAGCTGCTCAGTCCCGCCGGGATGCTCCTCCTCCCCATTGTCCTCCTCCTCGCCATCCAGTTCCTCTCCTCCGATACCGGCGGCTCCTTCGTCTCCGCTATCTTCTCCACCGGCGAGCCTAACACGATCCACCGCGTCAGCGGCTCCCCCGTCGGCGTCGCCCTCctcctcatcctcatcctctTCCTCCTCTACAACAAGGTCTCCATCTTCGGCGGCGACGATGATTCCGGCGACTAA